The genomic DNA GGTGGACGAGGACGTCCGCCACGCCGTCGAGCAGCACCGCGCCCCGGCCGCCGCGAGCGGGTAGCCGGCCGGCACCGGGCGGCGGGCGATCCCCCGCCGCCGGATTCCGCGCGGGCACCGGCCCGCCACCACACCCTCTCACCCCGCAAAGGAGACTCACCCATGCCCGCGCACGCTCCAGGCTCGGTGGACAGCGCCACCGAGCAGACCTTCGCCAAGCGCGTCAACCAGGCGAGACGGCCCGTCCTGATCCAGTTCCGGGCCACCCGGTGCCGTCCGTGCCCGATGGTCACCCCGATCGGGGAGAGCCTGGCCGCCGACCGCTCCGGCTCGTGGCCGGGCGCGGCTCCCCAGCACGTGCTGGACCACAAGCACACCACGATCCTGCGTGACGGCGGTGTGGACCGGTGAGCGCCGAGGCCACGATCCGAAAGGCACCGGCCACCCGCGGCAGACTGCCTCTGGGGGTCTACCTGCTGTCCTTCAGCCTGTTCGCGATGGGCAGCGCGGAGTTCCTGCTCGCCGGGGTCCTGCCGGCCGTCGCCGAGGACCTGCGCATCACGCTGTCCTCCGCCGGAGCGCTGATCTCGGCGTTCGCCGCCGGCGTCGTCGTCGGCGGGCCGCCCCTGGCCATCATGACCCTGCGCTGGCCACGGCGGACGACGCTCGTCGCCACCCAGGCGGCCTTCGCCGCCTGCGTGGCGATCGGCATCCTCACGGACAGCTACGCGGTGCTCCTGGCCACGCGCTTCCTCTGCGGTCTGGCCTACGCGGGGTTCTGGGCGGTCGCGGCGGTCACCGCGATCAGCCTGGTCCCGCCCGACCGTACCGCCCGCGCCTCCGGCGTCGTCGTCAGCGGGCTCAGCCTCGCGATGATCGCCGGTGGCCCGGCCGGCGCGCTGCTCAGCTACTTCACCGGGTGGCGTGGTGGCTTCTGGGCCGTGGCCGTCCTCACCGTCGCCGGCGCCGTCTTGACGCTCGTGGCGCTGCCCGCCACGAGCGTGCGCGGCCAGCCGAGCGTGCGCGGCGAGCTTCGCACGATGAGGCGGCCCCAGGTGTGGGTGGTCTACGCCGTCACCCTGCTGAGCACCGCCGCCTACATGATCTCGTTCAACTACCTGGCGCCGTTCCTGACCGGCGTCACCCGGATACCCGAGATCTGGGTTCCGGCGATCCTGACCCTGTTCGGCGTCGGGGCCTTCATCGGCCTGTCCATCGGGGGCAGAATCGCCGACAAACTGCCCACCCACGCGCTCCTGGCCGGGGCGCTCGGGATCGCGGCCTGTTCCGCCCTGCTCGCTGTACTCGCCCGGCACGCGCTGGCCGTCGTCCCTCTGGTCCTGCTTCTCGGCGTCGCCGGATTCGTGCTGAACCCGGCCATCTACGGGCGCGTGTTCGCCATCGCGTCCCAGGCGCCCACGCTCGCCGGGGCCACCACCGTCTCCGCCTTCCAACTCGGCATCAGCCTCGTTCCCGTGGCAGCGGCCGCCGCGCTCGATGCCGGAGCGGGGATCACCGCCATCCCGTGGCTCGGTGCGGGTCTGGCCGCGATCACGACCGTGCCCGTCCTGCTCGATCGGAGGTTGTCGCGTCGGCGGGCCTGAGAGCGTGGCGCAAGCCCGCGAACCGCTCAGGAGCCCGGGTCGTCGCCGGAGCGCCGCAGGGTGGCGGCGCGCAGCAAGCGCGGATGCAACCGGCTCGCCCGCTCCTCGGGCACGCCTCCCGACAGGGCGGCCCGGATGAGCGCGGCGCCGACCCAGGCGAGGTCCACCGGCCCGCCGTCGTCACGGCGAAGCAGCGGCTCGTCGGCGTCGCGCTCCTGGCACAGCGTCCGCAGCAGCGCGCGGGCCGGGGCGGGCACGGGGAAGGCGGCGATGTCGTCACGGCCGGTCTGCAGGACGACGACGGCGCTGCCGCCGCCGGCGCCGTCGGCGACCGTGCACAGGTCACGCGCGGTCAGGCCCGCCAGCGCGTCCACGCACGCCCCCGTCGCCTCCAGCAGGGCGACCGCCGCCGCCTCCGCCGCCCGGCCGTCGGCGGCCAGGCACGCCACGCCCCGCCGCAACAGCCGCCGCTCGTCCCGGGTGAGCGCCCCCACGCCCTCCGGCGCGTCGCAGCTTGCCAGCAGCGCGCCGTGCCGCCAGGCGTACCCGTAGAACGCCTCCAGAGCGGCACGTCTCCTGGCCACCGTGACGTTGGCCAGCGGCTTGCCGGACACGCCCGGACCACCGGGCAGCTCACCGCCGAGCGCCGCGGCACAGTAGCGCTCCACCTGCGCCCCGGTGACGGCCAGCAGGGCCCGGCCCGGCTCGGCGGCGCGCAGCCAGCGCACGAACGAGGCCAGCACCCGCAGGCGGCCCCGCCGCATGGTGGGGGAGGGGGTGTCGAGCAGCCATCCGGTCACCGTGCGCCGCCCGAGCGGGTCCAGCGCGTCGACCACGTCGACGTCGGCGCCGCTCACCTCGCCGCCGTCGCCGGGCCGGCGGCGCGGCCGCAGCCCGGCGACCTGCCCGATGCCGGTGACCCTGACCAGGGGGTCGCTCGTCGCCCGCACCTCTGGAAGACCACGGCGGCCTGCGCCTGGGAGACCGGTCATAATGGTTGATCTTCTCACGGAGCGGGGGCGCGCTCGTCCCCGCCCGCCAAGTCCGCCCCGCCCACCCCTCCCACCGGCCCCAGCGCGGCGGGGCCGGGCCTAACGTGGGGGAGGTGTTGCCCGCTCATCTGACGCCGCTCGACGGCAAGCCGCCCCGGCCGCCCGGCACCACCGGGTTCATGCTCTTCGCCCTGCTCGGCATCGGAGTCGTGGCCGAGACAGCCGACGGCACCATGCGGCCCGCCTGGTTGTCGTGGGCCGGCCTGGCCGTGGTCTGCGCCCTGTACGCCGGCGTGGTCCTGCTGACCTTCCGCCACCGCCCCCGCCCGGCCTGGGTGATGCTCGCGGCGCTGGCCGTGGTGGTGACGGCCATGGCGGCCTCGTACGGTGGGAGCTGGCGCTACCTGTTCCCGCTGACGGGCGTGGCGTGCGGGATCGCCCTGTACGGCAGGGCCGTGCGGATCGTCCTGGCGGCGCTGACCGTGGTGACGGCCGCGACGGTGTGGGCGCGCGGCGCCTCCGTCGAGCTGGTCATGGCGTTCTCGTGGGGGACGTTCAGCATGGGCCTGGTCGTGGCCGGCATGCTGCACCTGTACGCCGTCATCGGCGAGCTGCGCCGGACGCGCCGGCTGCTGGCCGAGGCGGCGGTCGCCGAGGAACGGTTGCGCTTCGCCCGTGACCTGCACGACCTGCTGGGCCACACCCTCTCGGTCATCGTGGTCAAGGCCGAGGCGGTGCGGCGGCTGGCCCGGCGCGACCCCGCGCAGGCCGAACGCCAGGCCGGCGACATCGAGACGGTGGGCCGGCAGGCGCTGAGCGAGGTCCGCGAAGCGGTCACCGGCTACCGCCGCGCCGATCTGGCCGGCGAGCTGGCCCGCGCCCGCGACGCGCTGGCGACCGCCGGCATCGAGGCCGTCATGCGGCAGGCGGGCCCGGCGCCGGAAGGGGAGGGGGAGGTGCTGCTGGGCTGGGTGGTGCGCGAGGGCGTCACGAACGTGATCCGGCACAGCGGCGCCACCCGCGTGGAGATCGAGATCGGCCCGGACTCGGTGACCGTCCGCGACGACGGCCGGACGCAGGCCCACCAGCCGGGCCCGGCGGGCGACGGCCGCGGCGACACGGCGCGCCCCGGGACGCGGACCCCGGCGGGCGGCGGGAGCGGGCTGCGCGGGCTGGCCGAACGCCTGGCCCGGGCGGGCGGCCATGTCGAGGCGGGGCCGCTGCCGCAGGGCGGCTTCGAGCTGAGTGCCCGCCTCACCCCGCCGGGCTGATGGCGAGGGCGTACGTGGACGCCGCGTTTGCCTGTTCCAGAGCGCTGTGCAACCCTCATAGGCCGTCTCCTCGAAAGGGCTGATCGTGACGCTCGGCATGGTTCTCGGCGACACCTCCTCTCGCGCTTCGACGCGGGAGCGGTAGCCCTTCCTGCTCTTTGACTTCCGTGCGGCAGCACGGGCGAGTTTCCGCGTTCCTCGTCGAAGTGCTCTTCGTGTCATCTGCACGTTCGACCACGAGGAGTACGTGGTGTCCACGATCCACTGGACCGAAGCCCACACCGTCCGATCCGCCCGCTGGCATTCCGAGAACGCTTCCCCGCCGCCCAGGCGGATCACCGTCGCGGACGACCGCATGAAGGCCTACACCGCCTACCGCCTCGCCTGCGAGGGCACGGCGTTGCTGTGGCGGGGCGACTTCCACAACGCACGGCAACTCCTGCGGGCGATGAGTCGCCGCATGGACCGCAAACCTCTCCCATCAGGAAACAACGCTCAAGAGACCTTCCGTCTTCACCGCCGTGCCCGCGGCGACCGTGCACGTGTCCTCGGCAGGCTGGTCGTCCTGCTGGATGACACCCACGCCCTGGGCCTGCGCCGAGCTCCGGATGTGCGTCAAGCATGCACCGAGGCCTACGGCCCCCCCCACGAGCCGACGGCGGTCTCCCTCAACTGATTTCGTCGGTGAGTTCGGGGACCAAGCGTCGGCCTCTTTTGGCTCCACTTGGTGATCGACCGCCCATGATCTGAAGGCGAGTTTTGGTACCAGTCTGGTTGGCCGGGTTCGTGCTGGCGCGAGCAGCAGCAGGGTTGTCGGACAGGAACGAATCTCCCCCCTGAGCTGGTCAACGGGTCCATGACTGCGATCTGCGGTGGCGCGCAGGGAGACGGTGCGTTCAAGACCGTTCACGTCCCCGCCGTACGAAGCGGGGGACAAGGTGGACGGGCCAGACCCGCCCGATGTGACACGCCCCGGGTATGCCCGGGGTATGTTCCCGGGTCCGCGGCGCTATGTTTTGGTGCGCCCCCGACGCGGTGCTGCGACTCTTTTCCCGCTGTTCCTCCCCAGAGAAAAGAGTCACCATGAAAAAGGCACTGGCCCTGTCCGCCGCCGTCCTGGCGGCGGGTGCCATGCTGGCCGCTCCCGCACAGGCGACCGCGCTCGACAAGACCAAGGCGCAGCGCCTGGCGATGGCGCTGACCCTGACGAAGAACACCAAGGCCAGCTACAACGCGTGGGCCCGGTTCAAAATCAACAAGGACACCCCGCAGGTCAAGGAGTACAAGTTCAACTGGAACACCGACGGCTGCTCGGTGCCCAAGAAGATCGGAAACTCTGAATACTGGAAGGGCGTCTTCAAGATTCCCTGCGATCGCCACGACTTCGGCTACCGCAACGTCAAGGCGCTGGTGAGCTCCAGCAAGTGGCGTAACACCTACAAGAAGCCCGTCGACGACGCGTTCCTCTTCGACATGGGCAACGTGTGTGTGAAGTTCTCCGGCACGAAGAAGGCGTCCTGCCGGGTGGCCGCGGCGGCGTTCTACGGCGCGGTCAGGGCAGCCACGTAGGAGGGCCACATGGCGGACTGAGCTCCGTGGTGAGAAAGATTGAGGCCCCGACCCGCATCCCGGTGCCCGGGCGGCAAGATCATCAACGAGCACATCGGCCAGGTAAACACCGGTGACGAGGCGATCTCCATCGCCCACATGATCGCACCGCGGTCTTGAGCAGCTTCTTCATGATGCTCCTTCTGTCGGGCGGGTTCTGGTGCACGCCGAGAAGGAGCATGGATCAAGGGTTGAGTCAGGGCGACAGATCCCTTGGACACAGTGCGGTTCGGCCAGCAGCCGTGCGGACTTTGGTCGTCGGCTGCTTGGTCGTGGAAAACCTAGCGTCCCACTAGCGCGCTCCGAGTGGTCTGATTGGGACATACCTCCGCTATACCGCGTCTCCGTATGGTCTCACCTCGACGGGAAATCAACGGAGGGAACCATATGAAGATCATGCGTAACGCGGTCGTCGTCGGGGCCATGGGGGCCGTGGCCATGATGGGCGCGCCTGCGTCGGCCTCGGCGTCCGCGCCGGCGGCGTCGGTGACCACGTCGGCAGACTTGGCCCTCGTCGCGACCTGTTCGAAGGGGTCCTACAAGCTGAAGGTGACCGTCACCTATGTCAACGGGTTGGGTGCGCACCGCTTCCGCAAGGTCTTCTGGACGGCCTCCGGCGGCCCCACCAACGTCAAGGTCAGCCTCGTCCAGGACCGGGGCGGCCTTCCGGACGTCGCGTTCAAGTCGGTCGTGATCACCGGCAATACCGGCCACAAGGACATCCCGGCGACGCGGCCTATGGCGCATCGGGTCTTCGTGAAGTTGGCCGGTAGGAAGGGTGTCACGAGCTGCGTCGGGCAGAGCGGCGTCATCTGATCCGGACCGCTCGGCGCCCGCTGTCGCGAGAGACGGCGGGCGCCGAGCGGTCAGGGCGAGGGGTGGGGGAGTTCGAGGTTGGCCGCGATGGGGAAGTGGTCGGAGGCCTCGGTGCCGATGACGGCCACCGAGGTCGTTTTGATGTCGCGAGAGGTCATGACGTAGTCGATGCGCTGGTACGGCCTGCTCACGCTGTAGGGGAAGCCGTCGCCCGCACCGGCCACGTCCCAGGCGTCAAGCAGCCCCCGCCAGCCCAGACAGCGTCATCGGCCGCCGCCCTGCAAATGCCCCTCGCTCGTGGCCTGTCCGGCAAGGGTAGACCCCAACCCGCATCCAACGCCGCAGGCGAATAGCGTCAGAATAGAGTCCGCATCCGAGTTTCTTGACGTATGTCTGCTGGGCCCTTGGATTCAGCCTGACAATCCGAGCCGATCAACACGGCCGTCCCACGGCCATACAGCGCTGGAGATCCCGGCAGATAGCCCCGGAGCTCGGGGCCTTTGGCCGTGTGCTTCCCGCCGCCGGAATGATGGTCGGTCCTCGTCGCAGGTCAAGGTCGGTCGTCCTCGCTGCGCTGCGGGCGCTCCACCTTGACCTGCTCCTGCGGCCGACGGATTTGGCGGCTATCGGGAAGAGCACGCCGGAGGTCAGCTGGGAGCCTGCTGGGCAGACTTGACGGCCTGGGTCTGGGTATAGCGGTAGGACACGGTTCCGGTCTCGATGATGTTGCCGCCGTAGGTGAGCCGATCGACGATCGCCGCGCACAACCGCGGGTCGCTAAATGTCTTGGTACATCCCGAAAACGACTCATTTGAGGCGATCGCGATGGAAGCCCGCTCGTCCCGTTCGGTGATCACTTGGAAGAGCAGTTCGGCACCCCGCCGGTCTAGCTCCATGTAGCCCAGTTCGTCAAGGCAGAGCAGCTCGACGCGGCTGTAGCGGGCGATGGTCTTGGTGAGCATCTTCTCGTCGGCGGCCTCGACCAGCTCGTTGACCAGTTTGGCGGCCAGGGTGTACTTGACCCGGTGCCCGGCCATGGCCGCTTCGGTGCCCAGCGCGATGAGCAGGTGCGACTTGCCGGTGCCCGAGTCGCCGATCAGACACAGCGGAATGCCCTTGCGGACCCAGTCGCTGGTGGCCAGGCTATGGATCATCGCGGGGTCGATATTGGGGTTGGCCTCGAAGTCGAACTCGCGCAGCGATTTCTGCCTCGGAAAGCCCGCGGCCTTGATGCGGCGTTCGGAGCGACGGCGGGCGCGGTCGTCGCATTCGGCCAGCAGCAGGTCGGCCAGGAAACCCAGGTAGGACATCTGCTCGCGGGTGGCCCGCTGGGCGGTCTCGGCGTAGCTCTGTCGGATGGTGGGCAGGCGCAGCATCTTGCAGGCCTGGTCCACGGCGGCGTCGGCGGCCTGCTCGGTCAGACCACGATGACGGGGAACAGTCATGGTCAGGGCCTTCCTTCCTCACCGGAGGGCGAAGGGCTGCCTGCCGCGGGTCGGCGCAGCAGCTGGTCGTAGATGGCCACCGAGGGCAGCGGCCGGGTGTCGGGTGGCAGCGCGGACATGCGGCGTTCGGTCAACGACACCACCCCCGGTTCATCCAGCCAGGCCAGCGCCGGCGAGCGTGCGGGCGGCGGCGAGCCGGGCTCGGAGTCGAGCTGGGCGACTTTACGGGCCTCCAAAGCGACGGCGTCCGCGGTCCACGCGCCCACCCGCAGCGCCGCGGCGATCCCCGCCGCCACATGCTCGTGAGCCATGTGGCGGTGCAACAGCAGCACCTCGATCAGCGCGCGGGTGCCCTCGGCCTCGCCGTGCGCCCGGCGGGCAGCGGCCCACCACGCCTCGTGCTCACGGGTGAACTTGCCCGAGCGGCGCGCCTGCTCCAACGCGGTGGAGCCGGGCAGGGCGCCGGGCTTCTTCAGCAGGATCTCCAGGTAGTGGTCCAGCTCCAGCCGCGAGCCGCCCTTGGCGATCAGCCGTTCGTGCCGGGCCACCTCCTGCCCCTTGTGGTAGACCACCAGGTGTGAAACGTGCAGCATCACCCGCACCGCTTGCCCGATCAGCCGGGCGGGCACCGAGTAGCGGTTGGTGCGCACCACGATCACGCTGTAGCGGTCCACCCGCGGGGTGAACAGCCGTCCCGTCTCGAACCGTTCGGTCGGCAGCGGCCGCAGCAACGGGGCTTCGATCGCGAACCGCTCACCGATGCTCTGGGGCCGGGAGCGGATCCGCCGCACCTCGTCCTCCACGTCCCACCGGTCGATCATGGCGTTGAGCTCATCGATGGTGGCCACATCAGGGACGGGCACCAAATGGTTGCGACGGAAGTAGCCAATCTGACCCTCCACGCCGCCCTTTTCGTGCGCGCCCTCCTTGCCTCGGCGGCAGTAGAAAGGCTCGATCCCGTAGAAGGAGCGGAAGATGACCCAGCGTTCGTTCTCCACCCGCGAGCGGTTGAAGCCGAGCACCTTGGCCACCGCGGGCCGCAGGTTGTCATAGCGCACCTTGCCGGCCGGCACGCCTCTAATATGCGGGTCTTGTTGTCAAGACTTCGCAGCAGGGGAAGGGCGGGAGCGGCGGTGAGCTCGCGTGGCGAGGTGTGGCGTTTGATGCGTCAGGACGAGTTGGTCGGTGAAATCACAATCGAGGACGCGGATGGGCCGTGGCTCAGCGGTCGGTTCGTTGCCGGGCCTGCGTTCCCTGATTTGGAACCGCTGTTCCAGCAGGAGATGGTGCTGCTCGACACCCTTGACGAGGACTATGAGCGGTGGGAAACGATCTATGGCAAGATCACGCGGGCGGTGCGCCTGGTAGCGCCTCATGGGCCAGTGGCAGAGTTCCTGCTCCACGTTCAGGACGGTGAGGCGTGGTTCCGTTGGAGCGACGAACCGTTCGCCGAGGAGTAGGAGCTGGTTGGCTGTGACCGATGCTGAGGCTGAGCCCAAGAAGCGTTTCCTTGTCCTGCATGACTATGGCATGGGCGGGGTGTGGTGGTGGGTCCATGCGAGATCGGCCCGGGAGGTTTTGGAGACGTTCGCGGAAGTGGAGGTCATCGACAGTCCGCAGGCTGTTGACCAGGCTGAGGGATGGGATCTGGCCGAGGTCGATATCGACTCTCCCACGATGCCCGGAGGCTTGGATGACCTGCGGGCAAAGCGTGACGCTCAGCGTGCTCTGCCCGGCTTCGGCGTGTTCGTGGACAGGTCTGTTCTCTATCTGCGGCGCCGTTGGGATGGCGACGACGGCGTGGACCCGGCGACCTATCTGATGGAGATCGGATCTGATGGTCGCCGGCTCCGTCAGGTGGAACAGGTCGACGACGGCACCGCGATCAAGAGCGATCCAAACGATTGGCCCTTCAACCCGCCTGTCGTGGATCGCTTCGATCCTGAGCTGGTGGAGATGGAGATCAGCCGAGATGAGTTCGAGGAAGCGTGGCTGCGCGCAAAGAGGGAACACGCTCGGTAGTCGCGGCCCCTGCCGCCTTTTGATCATTAGATGATGCGGTCAGCATCCGGCAGACTGTGCGTTCGGTCACGACGCCTGTCCGTCGAGTCGATTGAGCAGGCCATTGAAGATCTGTTCGCGGGCGACTTGCCCCTTGGCCGCGGCGTCGTCGCGTTGACGTTCGAGGGTGGGCCGAAACTCGATGGTGGTGACGAAGAAGGTGCAGGACTCGCAGATGGACTCGAAGTGGCAGTCCATCTCGACTGGACGGGCGCAGTAGCCGTTGCCGAGCATCCGGCGGTGCATCTCCCGGCGGAGCTTGGCCATCTCGCTGCCCTCGGCGTCGGCGGGGAGCTGGCGCGGGGCGTCGTAGAGGGCCTCGACCTTCTCGGTGACCGCGAAGTACTCGTCGGCGACGGCCCGATCGGCGATGCGGGCATAGACGCGAGTCATGGACAGAGAACGGTGCCCAAGTAGCGCGGCGATGGCCTCTAGCGACATGCCCCGGTTGATCGCCTGGGTGGCGAGCGTGTGCCGGAGCTGGTGCGGGGTGACTCGGCCCAGGCCTGCGCGGTCGGCGGCGTTGCGGACAGCTGCCTCGATGCGGGAGGCATTGACTGGGCTGCCGTGGTCGGTGAACAGCAGGTCCGAGCGCAACCCTTCGGGCCGGTGCTGCAGCCAGTCGTCCAGCAGCGCCTTGAGCTGGGGATGCAGGGGAACGTAGCGGTCGGTGTGCATCTTGCCCACCGGAACCCGTAGCCAGTAGGCCGAGCCGATCTGGACCACGGCGTCAATGGTGAGACCGAGCATCTCGCTGCGGCGCATCCCGGTGCGGGCCAGGATCTCAATCGCCAGCCGCGCGAATGGGTCGGGATCTTGCCTGGCGGCGGCCAGGAGCTTGGCGGCTGCGGCGTCGTCGAGGAACCGCGGGAGTGGCTCATCGGCGATGGGCATGTCGCTGTCGAAGACCAGCTGTCGAGCGGGGCGATCGTCGGCATCCCACTCATCCAGGCGCCGCAGGAAGGTCCGCAGCGTGCCCAGCCGATCGCGGACCGTGTGCCGGTGCAGCGGACCGCCGCGCGCGGCCGGTCGCTCCAGCAGCCAGCCCTTGTAGCGTTCGACGTGTCGACGCTGCAGCTCGGCCACGCAGCTCACCGTTGGATCCTCGGCCGTGATGAGCAGCGCGAACTCGCGCAGAGTCAGCTCGGCGTTCTTCACGGTGCTCGATCGCAAGGTCCCGCTGATCTGCTCCACGTAGCGGTGCATCGTCGCTGCCATCGTGGCCGGGACGGTCGACCATTGCCGAGCCCGGACATCGCCACGGTTGGGTGAGCGCCGACGTGGCAGGTCGTCGGTCAGCCCGCAGTGGAAGAGCGTGGCCTCCAGGTTGAACAACGACGTCGACAGCGCCTTCACCCCGCGGTTGGGGATGCGGCGCGCGGCTTCCAGCAACAGCCGCCGTCCTTCGTCCCAGTCGGCCTGCCGGAGCTGATCAGCTGGCTTGCCGGCCAGGGCCACCAGGTGGGCGAGCAGATTGAACTGGGCCATCGCCAGCGGCTCGCGAAAGCCGAGAAGGCGAGCGGTCTCCATGAACCGCAGGTGCAACTCCGGGTTGGTGCGGGCCAGCACGATGCCCAGCCGTGGCCGCCGGGCCACCAGGTAGTCCGCTCCGGGCTGCAGGTGCCCGGTGACGGCCAGCCAGCTGACGAACCTGTGGCTCTCGTGGTGAAAGGCCAGCTGTCGCTCCAGCGGCAGACGGTCAAACGCCGTCAGGTCGGGGACGGCGGCGAGCAGGGCGCGTGCTCCCCAGCGAACCTTGTGATCGTTGTTCATGCCCTGCGCGGCCCGGTGAGCAAGGTAGTACTTCACCAGGTCGGGGCGGATGATCGGCAAGGCCGTGGCCCGGGGCATCAGAGGTTGGTCCTGTCGGCGTCGATGGCGGCGCTGGCGTCCAGGTACTGCTTCACCAACCACGCGTTGGCCAGGTGGAGATAGATCCGGGTGGACTCGATCGAGCGGCGTCCAGCCTGGGCCTGCACCGCTTCCAGGGCCATCCCGGCCTCCCGCAGCCGGGTCAGGCAGGTATGGCGAAGCTGATGGCAGGTGAGCCGGGGCAGCCCGGTGCGCCTGCGGACGCCGTCGAGGATCTCATCCAACCCGTCGGCCGACAGCGGCCGGCCACGCGTCGGGCCGCGCAGCACGACGAACAGGTGGTCGTGGTCAACGATAGGCCGCTCCTGATCCAGGTAGTCACCAACAGCGGTGAAGAACGTCGCTGAGATGGGGATCAGCCGCTGGTGCCCGCCCTTGCCCTCGCTGATGAACACCTGGCGCTCTCCCGGTGACAGGTCACCCAGCCGCAGACCCAGGACCTCACAGCGGCGCAGACCACCGAGCAGCATGGCCAACACCATGGCCCGGTCTCGCCTGGTATTCAGTGCGTCAAGGACCGCTTCGACCTCGGCAGGCCCCAGGACACGCGGCAGGGTGCGCGGCGTGCGCAACAGCGGCGATCCGCGCCGCTGTCCACGACGCCGGTTGGCCAGGCCAGTCGGCACCGGGTTGCGCTGGATCGCCAGGTCATCACGGGTCGCCAAGTATCGAATAGCCCAGAGACGCTGGACAGCCGACGCTTGATGGTGCGCGCCGACAAGCCCGCTTCGCCGTCTTCCAGGCGGACCACCTTCGGTCCGCGGCGCGGTGCCTTCTGCGCGGTGATGAACGCGAAGATGTCCGCCGTTACGACGTCAGCCGGTTCCTTAGAGATCGCCGAGAAGAAGACCTTCAGGTCATAGGCGGTGGCCAGCACGGTGTTGGGGCGGCAGCGCGCCGCCACGAACGCCAAGTAGCCGTCCACCAGGGCGTGCCCCAGCGACAGCTCAAGGTTCCCGGCGGCGTCGACACGCCGAACCAGCTGTGGTTGCCAGACCATGGCCGCTCCTCGACGGGAACGACCATCTTGACCTGACTCACGAGATCGTGGAGGTGATGTCACCCACATAACCGCCCAGCAGGGTGAGAGCGTGGACGTGGCCCTCAAAGAACGCCTCCTGCGAGCAGGTCAGGAACATCCGATGAACGGCCTTGCCCGACCACGACAGGCGGAAGGAGAACAGGTAGCAGCGGGTCAGCGTGCCGGCCAGCCGGATCCACACGTCGCCGAAATCCACCTCGGCCTCGGCGCCTGGGCGGTGGGACTGCTCGATGAAGCCGGGCACCGGTCCGCGGCCTTCCTCCATCCGGATCTCCGCCCGCCGCTGCCGCACGTAATCGCGGACCATCGGGTAGGAGACCTCCACTGCCTGGTGCTCCTCCACCAGCCGGTTCCAGATGCGGACCACGGTGTGCCGCTGCTTGCGCGGCGCGT from Nonomuraea muscovyensis includes the following:
- a CDS encoding tyrosine-type recombinase/integrase, with amino-acid sequence MRTPRTLPRVLGPAEVEAVLDALNTRRDRAMVLAMLLGGLRRCEVLGLRLGDLSPGERQVFISEGKGGHQRLIPISATFFTAVGDYLDQERPIVDHDHLFVVLRGPTRGRPLSADGLDEILDGVRRRTGLPRLTCHQLRHTCLTRLREAGMALEAVQAQAGRRSIESTRIYLHLANAWLVKQYLDASAAIDADRTNL
- a CDS encoding site-specific integrase → MVWQPQLVRRVDAAGNLELSLGHALVDGYLAFVAARCRPNTVLATAYDLKVFFSAISKEPADVVTADIFAFITAQKAPRRGPKVVRLEDGEAGLSARTIKRRLSSVSGLFDTWRPVMTWRSSATRCRLAWPTGVVDSGADRRCCARRAPCRVSWGLPRSKRSLTH